The nucleotide sequence TTGATAGACATTTATGAAATTTAAGAATGTTTtaactattttgattaattttaggacgaaataaaccttttttttaatgtacaAATTCAAGGATGAAAatatccattaaaaaaatacaattaattttttttttgaagcgaaaaaaatgcaattaattattaggcttaaataagtctttcatccctgcaaatatagaccatttgaattttcgttgttaaagttactaatccttccgaTCTGccactgcaaatattaatcatttggcTTTTGATACTAAGTAGGTTTTTTTACTTAGGTGAGCTGTCATTAGCGACGTGGTACCCATGTGACAAGTGATGATTGAGCGATGTGGTTGGCTTAAATAGGTATTTCGAgatcatttgaatttttcgtTTTCAATCTGCcacctgcaaatattaatcatttgaaaagtGGTCataattacatctgattagtaacttcaaagacgaaaattcaaatgacctatccAGCGTAATTATTATATTGGAAATTGGTTTCGTTAAGAAATGGTAAATCTGACAATGAAACACAGTGTTGATCAccattatcatatcatattgatgaagatgaaagagaaagagagagacaCAAGCATTCCCAACAACAACACTGTCTCTCCGTGTTTCTCCTCGTAACTACTGAACCCAAaggttctctctctctctctctctctctctctctctctctctctctccttcaattattttttaatctgtaaattttcatcaattattttcattatttttgtttgaccaGGTGTTACGCTGAGGCAAAGGATCAAGATGCAGTAGTATATAAATTTCgaggaaattaattttcaatgtttgattattgattttggcTAGTTAGAACACATTCACATTACTCAAAataattagaatttaaaaacaaagaaacaggTTTGAATTCGATTGATTAATGGGTCGTGAGTGTAAGGGAAAGTTAAATGTGAGAAAACCTCACTTCTATCACCTCTTTAACCCTTCTTCAACCTCTCAATCTCTGGTaatttctctatttcttctttttgaccTAATTGCATgtttcaatatatattatatactcCTAAATGTAATAATTATTATGATCTTTATGAATGTGTGATATTATTATGTATATGAATAACTTGCAACATATTTTGTGGACAAGTAAAATTGGAAGCAAATGGGGTCAAATATGTTTATCTTTTGAGGATCAATAGCTAaatgtgtgtttggattgacggTGACTTTGACGAAATTACCGTGGGTCATTGTGGTTTTGGTAAAACTAGAGTTTGGAGCTGCAACAAAACCAGAGTGCCACTCTGATTTCGTCGAACTCATGGGGAATCCAAACATGCACATTGCATCTGTATGCAACAATGACAAGCTGAATATGCTCTTATTGCCAAAAGTATTTTCTTTTAGAgtatgtttggatggagggttttgGAGGACTTGACTAAGTCTATATTTTTGTATGTATttgagatttttaaaaaatggaaagaatAACGTCAATTACGACCATACAACATTTCAATCACTCTTAATTCgtttttagaaatattttataacttccttgatttagaaaagaaaatcgAGTCCTCCACTCCTCTCCCCTCCGAGAACTTtcatccaaacatacccttaagCAAGTTGAAGGCTTACCCTCACTTTCCCTCCCAGCCTATAAGAAGCTGAGAAACTATGTCGGTGTTTCTGAATACCCGATCCGATAGTCCCACCTTTCCCAAAAAGTATTGATTTGGAATTGATTGGCCATTAAAAATGCAGAGAATAACATAAACAGTAAGCTAGTTTGCAGTCTTAGAGCCAGACAGCCCTCAATTTCCAGTATCATGTATCTAAACAAGTGAATGATgtcaatttgttgtttttgatatCATAAAATGCTTTTGGAATTTCTATTTGAAAGTATATTCTTTTAATGCAGAGAGTTCCAGATGGTTTTGTCCATCAAATGGAGGGCGCGACATGCGGATTAGTTTCATTAACTGGTCCTAGTGGAAATACTTGGCAAGTTCGATTAGTTGAGCAGGACAATCATCTGTTCTTCCATCATGGATGGTCAACATTTGTGGGAGATCATCATTTACAATATGGCGACCTTTTGGTTTTCAGATACGAGGGTCACTTGCATTTCACCGTGCAAGTATTTGGTGAGAATGCATGCGAGAAAGAAGCTGCATTTCATTCTGAGTGCAATCTAAATTCATTAACCTTCAATAATATTGAAGGACAGAAAAGTGATGCCGAGATGATTTCTTCTTTGGATGTTGTTGGAGATGTTCAGAAGAAAATGAGGTGCGACGCCATTGAGAACCAGGAGCCTGAGTTGGCTATTGCTGGTAAAAATCAATCCAATTATGAGTTGGTTAGACCAATCAGTATGATCAGAGAAACAGAAGAAACCTGCAAAGAATGTTCAGCTAGTGCTGTCCATGTTCCTTTTCAAACAGGAAATAGTAATGAAGTTGAAGGTATAGCAAATTCAATTTCATTCTGGGTCTCAAAAACATGTACTAAAACTGATACGATCTTCCCTAGAAAACTGATACTTGTCTAGTATAGAGTATTTTGCATTCAAATCCTTATATTTATTCCAGAgcttatcattttatttaaaactcaTGATTGAATTGTTGAATCCCACAGATGCAGCAATCCTGTATAGAAGTGGGAAGGAAGATGACCACAATATTCTCAGCGGAGCTTCACTATCAAAGTTATCAGCACATGATGAGAAAAAGATAGCCCAATCATTTACGTCCTCTTttccatattttgttaaaataatcaaaaccttCAATGTCAGTGGTTCGTATACTCTGGTGAGTTGTTTCCTTTTGTCATTTATAATTTATCTCCCAAATAATGCTGTTTTATCTTCTTGAGAAACTGATCTGGTTGGGGCAGAGTAATTTTTACCCAAACAGTGTTTCTCCCTTTATGTATGGAGGATGGTAAGCATAGATTAAAGCGTTTCAGATGTATTCATTACTATTATAAGATGATCTCAATGAAGATTCCATCCATCCATACTGATACTAAGTCCTAGTTAATGAGTCAACCTGGGTAGATTTGAACTATTCTTGTCCTTGCACTTCAATGCATGTTGGAGTGATCTTTCAATACTTAGTGAAGATGCTGCTTGGCGAACTTCTAAACTTCTGCctaaatagcttatgcaaacaaataagcttttatgttaattcataagttctcgctaacaaaaattgtatcttcataagctgttttttcataaactaccttgacaagcttatgaataatacataaaagcttatttatttacataagctctaaaataagtcAATCGAAATGGGCCCCAAGTTCGAGACCTTTTCTACTGCTATGACATTTACTAATTGACTTCTGTGCAATTTCAATGTTGTATTTCTCCAAGAAGCTTCTACATCACACTAAGTTCGAGACCTTTTCTACTACTACTCTTGTCCTTGCTCAAACTTTTTGATTcaacgatattttaattttaactttcCTTCTACTCACATGTTTCTTATTTTAAGTTTAATGGTCATATTATTTGTTGTGTAAAGTTTTCTTGTTATTCGCCTTAACACGAAGCTCTTGCTGATACTGATTAATAATCGATACAATGCAGAATGTTCCATATCAATTTTCGATGTCACATTTTCCAAATTGCAAGACAAAGATTATTCTTTATAATTTGAAGGGAGAACACTGGACTGTTAATTCTGTTCCAACAACTAGAGTGCATACAAGTCACACTCTATGTGGAGGATGGATGGCTTTTGTTCGTGGcaatagcataaaagttggaGATGTCTGCATTTTCGAACTTATACGTGAGTGTGAATTACGTGTTCGCATTGCTGAGGTTGGAAAAGATGGGTTAGACTGCCAGGTTGGAAAACTAGCTTGTAGTATGCTTAGTGAACGACATGATGTTGCTAGCCATAATACTTCCAGATATATGCCAAAGAAACCTAAAGTTAGCTCAAAGTGCAGAACGAAGGTTGATCTATCAGATAAAAAGTTGTCAAAGATTGGTCAAGAACCTGTTTTAGCCATTGAATTCAAGAAGTCAGGTAGAGCTTCAACTACTTCGAAGAAGATGGGGCTTTCCCCCAAGTCAAAAGCTTCCCATAAAAAGACGGGTAAGGTTTTTCCTCTATTTGCCCACTAGATAGCAAATTATATTGCAATGTAGACATATATCATAAGTTTTTGCAACAAGTTtctattaagtttattttatttacacaagtaaaaagagaagaatataattcaatttttttttacaattgcaATGGTGTGTTACTTTGATAGtgaaagaaagaacaaaaaggATAAACATTGAATATTTTCCTTCTGTAAAAGTTTCTACATTTCAAATTATGACTTCAGTCTCGTTTGAACTGTAAACAAAGACAGCTGTACCGAGGAAACATCGTGTTGAAGATGAACTAAGTTCCCAGGCTAAAGCTGGTTTGAGAATGTTGTTTGCACTCGACGAACAAAGAGTAGCTGAAGCTTTTACTTCCCCATTTCCTAATTTTGTGAAAATCATGAAGAAGTTCAATGTCAGTGGATCATACACTTTGGTGGGTAATGCATATTTCACAACTAATTAGTGTTAGCATCTGTGTTTAAAATCAATGTCATTGCTAAACTTTTGAATATTTGTTGCATTGTAGAAAATCCCTTATCAGTTCTCTGCTGCACATCTCCCCGCCTACAAAACAGAAGTTACGCTTCGCAATTCAAGAGGCCAGTGTTGGATTGTAAACTCCGTTCCAGATGCAAAAGGAAGAACAATTCACACCTTTTGTGGGGGATGGATAGCCTTTGTTCGTGATAATGACATCAATTTTGGTGATACTTGCATTTTCGAGCTCGTTTCTCATTATGTGATGCAGGTTCATATATCCGGGGTTGGAAAGGAAGGTCTTGACCATCAAATTGGGCATGCGAAACTTAATAACATGTAGCTAGCTACTGTTCCATCTACTTGCTAACGTTCTTGTTTGTGAGACAGATCAATCAATCTCAAATGGAATTTTTTTGTGGTAAGAGTCGCAAAAGACTTGTGCATTTTATGCATGTCAGTAAATTTATGTTGTCTCCACATCCCAATTAATTGTATCATCACTAATCAAGATGGTAGAATGTATTAATTATCTACTAAGCCACTGCTTTTAGATCTTATCATTGTAAATTTGTGATTGTCTATAACCTTCAGCAGGCTCGTGAAATGTTGGTCTAGTAGAGGTAAAActacattttgatttttgtctCATGTTAAGTGTCATTTAAGTTTATGCGAGTCGATATATACAATAATCTAGATCGCTGACCAAGTTAAACTCCATGACTTTGTTATGTGTGGCATCCTACACAAAAAAAGTGAAGAGCATATTTGTTTAGgattatttaatgaaaaatcagtcaattttttttaggctttttatcttttttatttaagttctttaaaaaaaacattttatttaagtttttaaagATGATCAAAATCTAAGATATGATtataatgaaggaaaaaaaaactatagtgCTTTTTGAGAAGTATTACGATTTTAATGAGTGTTGTGGGTGAAAGAGAATGTTAAAAAGGTGTTTTTACGAttgaaaataaacataaattagCTTTTACTTTATATAATATAGAAGTCTCAAAAATATTGTCTAAGATcataaaattctctaaaaaaagatACACCCATAAATTGGCttttacttaacaaaaaaataaaataaaggtcttctaaaaaattgattatttacgATCATAAACGAATGTATAAATTAGCTTATATTCTAAGCTTATGTCTTAAACTCACCTGAATAGCTTATAAtttgtatgaaaaatatttagccACGTTTCTCCATCGAgcataaaaataatacataGCGGTCACATTCCATCGCTTAAGAAAAATGCACTctacacaaataaaaaattatactccatgtttttttaataaactaaaatgatatattaataaCATTAATGGATCGCCccgtcactattataagtaaatattcattttttaggttcattcaataaatgatatatgtggtttaTATATTGGTTTATATAtaaaccacatatatcatttattgaatgaacctaaaaagttaatttttgcttataataatgacagGAGGAAATACAATACAATTATTGATTGAGAAATGACATCTATTTTGGGACAACCTTTGTGACAACTtaatctctcatactcatatgatattttactttatctctcaattgctttgattttcgtgtcaatatctattttttctttataaaactatggttgtcaaataagttgtcatctaaaaaagttgttcaaataacacatctttTATTGATTTGTCTCAAAGTACATAAGCCTTATAAATGAATTCACAATATACTTTTGTAAATGGGGCAATTCTGTTAGAGGTCGATAAAACAGCAAGGGCAAGATCTACCGAGAAAAGGACAACCATTTCATGGatctatttatctatttatttttaccaGACCCATTTTGACGATGTCTAGTAGAATAACCCACATTAATTAgataaaagaacaattttttaaaaccaaaaaatggcTTTTATTACTTTAATGGTGTTCGTttcgaatttaaaaaaaatcattttattagaaaaatattaaccttgaaataaaaagctattcctaatatctttttcaaaaatctattttttaaccCCAAGTGTAAGagcttctattttttatttttttttaagagatctttatgataataaacaaatggaaattcctttaatttttttagaaaatcttttaaaaaatttctagatttttttttaaaataatctttttaagGCAAAACAATCAAACCCTTGTAAATTGAATCTTCGGGAGCAATGCATATGGGTTCAATAAAAGGAAagttatctttcaaaaaaaaataaaaggaaagttAGTAAGCACCAGTCAAAAACAGTTGGGGTGTTTCAACATTCGTGTACAGCCAAACGAGTTGCACATTGTCATTATCCATTAGAAATTAAggaaataataatttcatattattCACTAATTGAATCCTCAAATGGAGTGCTCTATTTGTGGTAGAAAAAAAAGAGAGCTGGAGAATTGACTAAATTCAGAGAGAATTTAAGAATGAGAAAGAGTGAGAAGAGAAATTCTttgtcacattttttttgggtgtCTGGGTTTCGAACTttgcatatataatatattgttcttaccaactgagttaaacttccttgtatatattatacacTGTCTTTACCTAGGCATGACAACGAGGCGGGTTTAAGTATCCCCGCCTCCGCTTCTATGCACCCGCCCCCAAACCATATTGGGGGTAAAAATTGAACACCCATCCCCACCCCCAATGGGGACGGGTCTCCCCCACCCCACCCTCGCCGgcgaaaactctattttttatgaaatatttaaaaaatacatattttttcatttttttcatagcaacaaaaaacaataattatattaataattaaatatctaataaatttttttcaaaagagcaaaataattataataaacatGTTTctaaaaagtaataatatattaaaatatgttggtgcttatggaaataagattataaaatttagtaaagTAAACTTCAAAAAGTGGGTGCGGGGCGGATATAAGTATCCCCCGTCCCATGCCCCACCCCatactaaaaatcaaaattttcccCGCATCCGCACCCAGTTAAATCGGCTTTTCCCCATTAAATTTAGGGCGGGGGCAGTTTTTGTTGCCATGTttatccttaccaactgagctaagcttacgGTGACTCTTTATGTCACATCTATCATACATAGAGCGGTGTCTGGGATTCGAACCCAAAACCTTGCagattttatgcattgtctttacCAACTGAATTAAGTTTACGAGACTTTTATGTCACATCTATCATACATAAAAGAGTTCACAATGACTAAAGAATTTAAGTAGGATATCCGACCCCGTTCCTTTTCTTTAATGTTGCAAAAAGATCGGAGGGGATGGTAGCAAGGAGGATGGAAATAGGCTCTATGAGATGTGTCGTAAATAGCTCTAACTTTATTCCTATTTTACAATTTGCGATTGATACTATTTTGATGTGTGATGGGAATTGAGAGACTATGGTTTCTTAAATCTATTATGTGAAGCTTATAATTGGTTTTGGGTTTGAAGGTGATTTGCTAGAAGTAATACTATTTTTGGTGTGAATAATTAACGATGATTCTTTGATGGCGATCTCACGGTTTTTACATATTTGTATTGATCAATTTCCTTTTATATTCTTAACTATTTTGATGGGTGTCAATCCAAAAAAGAGTTGATACTTGAAATCTTATTGTGTCATCgttgaaaaaaaagttatctAGTTGAAAAAAGTAGACAAATTGTAAATTGAAGGAAGGGTGACTTTGATTAACTCACCCTATCCTCTTTCTTTAAAGCTCCATTTTATGTGTTTAA is from Medicago truncatula cultivar Jemalong A17 chromosome 1, MtrunA17r5.0-ANR, whole genome shotgun sequence and encodes:
- the LOC11413060 gene encoding B3 domain-containing protein Os11g0197600, with the translated sequence MGRECKGKLNVRKPHFYHLFNPSSTSQSLRVPDGFVHQMEGATCGLVSLTGPSGNTWQVRLVEQDNHLFFHHGWSTFVGDHHLQYGDLLVFRYEGHLHFTVQVFGENACEKEAAFHSECNLNSLTFNNIEGQKSDAEMISSLDVVGDVQKKMRCDAIENQEPELAIAGKNQSNYELVRPISMIRETEETCKECSASAVHVPFQTGNSNEVEDAAILYRSGKEDDHNILSGASLSKLSAHDEKKIAQSFTSSFPYFVKIIKTFNVSGSYTLNVPYQFSMSHFPNCKTKIILYNLKGEHWTVNSVPTTRVHTSHTLCGGWMAFVRGNSIKVGDVCIFELIRECELRVRIAEVGKDGLDCQVGKLACSMLSERHDVASHNTSRYMPKKPKVSSKCRTKVDLSDKKLSKIGQEPVLAIEFKKSGRASTTSKKMGLSPKSKASHKKTAVPRKHRVEDELSSQAKAGLRMLFALDEQRVAEAFTSPFPNFVKIMKKFNVSGSYTLKIPYQFSAAHLPAYKTEVTLRNSRGQCWIVNSVPDAKGRTIHTFCGGWIAFVRDNDINFGDTCIFELVSHYVMQVHISGVGKEGLDHQIGHAKLNNM